The genomic DNA TATCGACTGACATTGCACCCGGTTTCATTGGCTGTCCTGTTTTTTCTGGGTTTGACGATCAGTCCACGACTGTTTCTGCAAATGGTCGTTCCGTTGCTCGCTTGCTGGTTAATGGTGGTACGGGAACGAACTCGATTTCAGAAAGCTCGCAAGCTGGCCGAATCGGAAGATCAATTACGATCAAATGTGCTGGCGGAAAGTTTAACAAAAACACGTCTGATCCGTGGCTATTCCATGGAAGAGTTCGACAACAACAACTTCAGCAAACATCTGGATCAACTCTCAACATCGACTTCAACAGTTCGTCGCAGGGAAGTCGTTTCCAGTTGGCTCTGTTGGGGACTGGTGCTCGGTTGTATGCTGATACTGGTGTTGCTGATGGGGGTGAAAGTTCTACTTCCGGAAGAGAATCCTCAGAGTTTACAGTTGTCTGAGGTGATACTGCTGAGCCTTGTCTTCGGCTTTGCCTTCAAACCATTATTACGACTTCGTGACCTGCGAGAGATTCGCAAAGATACCGCTTTGGCAGCCGAGAGAATCTACCGCTACATGGCCCAGATTCCTGAAGTGGGACAAGCTGTCGGAGCAAAATTCCTGGATCCGCTGAGCAAATGGCTTGCGTTCGAAAATGTCAGTTACAGTTTGCCAGGTGCAACTGGAAGGAAAATCCTGGATCACCTGGAAGTGAAGTTACCGGCTGGCGGTTTAACCGTGATTGCTGCTCCGAATCCTCTCGAAGCTCAAGCGATGATGTATATGCTCCCTCGATTTCTCGAACCACATGAAGGTCGAGTGCTGATCGATGGAGAAGATATCGCTTGGGTGACACTCGAATCACTCCGTGCAGAAGTGTTGTATGTAGGTGGACGCGAAATTTATTTCACGGGATCGGTCCTCGAAAACATTACGTGTGGACAGGCAAATTTCACACAAGCCGATGCGATTTCAGCTGCCAAGCGAGTTCACGCACACAATTTCATTCAACGATTACCTCAAGGATATGAAACCGTTCTTGGTGAACATGGCGAGCGATTAAGTGTCGGAGAAGAATTCCGGCTCGGACTGGCTCGCGCTCTCTTGCGAAATCCCGCTATTCTGATTCTAGAAGAACCCGACAAGGATTTGACTGAAGAAGACAAATCCATGATCGACGATGCCTACGATCAGATTTGCCTGGGGCGAACCGTGTATGTGATCCCAAGCCGAATGAGCACCATCCGCCGCTCGGATCGAATTGTGCTGTTGCACGAAGGCAAAATTGCGACCGTCAATACTCAGGCCAATTTACTCGCTGGCAACGAACTGTATCGCCACTGGGAATACACCCGCTTCAATGTCTTCCGGCATCTTGGGAAGTAGGACTACCATATTCAGAGTCAAATGGGTGGCGGGGTTGCTTCGCGTTATAAGAAGCCCCCGCCATTGACTAACTTATTTCAGTATAGCCAATTTACGTCGAAGATTACTTTCTCGACTTCGTCATTAATAATCCAGTTTGTGAGTACAGGTTTAAGTTTTGAGCAACTATGAGAACCGATGATTTTCAAGAAATAATTAATGGTACGGAGAGTCGTTCGAGTCGTATTTTTAGTCTGATCATTCAATTTCTCATACTTGTTTCCCTAGTCACGTTTTCTATAGAAACACTGCCAAATCTTTCCAAAAAAACTCAATCTGTTTTATATGTTATTGAAGTTTGCACGGTCGCAATATTTTCGATTGAATATTTGTTAAGAATATTATTTGCGAAAAATCGACTTAAGTTTATCTTCAGTTTTTTTGGATTGATCGATCTAATTTCGATTCTTCCATTTTATGTTTCTGCAAATTTTGATTTGAGATCATT from Rubinisphaera italica includes the following:
- a CDS encoding ABC transporter transmembrane domain-containing protein, whose amino-acid sequence is MYTSNGDTSSTWKRLFPRSMWRQRNSLQLIGLSIISGVLLIMLFLIGLLIADLFVSRGAVVLQGNEIEIARERFGDVLDVVAQPEGLNFSEKLRLENRGLLHSLWHFLKRDRIWAQPLISMYQKFPLLRENSSALICLLIAGATLGMIRGLILARCRIQASQLGMSVSNQLRRSLHRQAMRLGPGDLLDHQIHQAYDLFRNDTSQIRDGITANIYRLTLHPVSLAVLFFLGLTISPRLFLQMVVPLLACWLMVVRERTRFQKARKLAESEDQLRSNVLAESLTKTRLIRGYSMEEFDNNNFSKHLDQLSTSTSTVRRREVVSSWLCWGLVLGCMLILVLLMGVKVLLPEENPQSLQLSEVILLSLVFGFAFKPLLRLRDLREIRKDTALAAERIYRYMAQIPEVGQAVGAKFLDPLSKWLAFENVSYSLPGATGRKILDHLEVKLPAGGLTVIAAPNPLEAQAMMYMLPRFLEPHEGRVLIDGEDIAWVTLESLRAEVLYVGGREIYFTGSVLENITCGQANFTQADAISAAKRVHAHNFIQRLPQGYETVLGEHGERLSVGEEFRLGLARALLRNPAILILEEPDKDLTEEDKSMIDDAYDQICLGRTVYVIPSRMSTIRRSDRIVLLHEGKIATVNTQANLLAGNELYRHWEYTRFNVFRHLGK